A stretch of the Schistocerca serialis cubense isolate TAMUIC-IGC-003099 chromosome 2, iqSchSeri2.2, whole genome shotgun sequence genome encodes the following:
- the LOC126457287 gene encoding methionine-R-sulfoxide reductase B1-like: protein MADSGKGPYSKEELKKRLTPMQYYVTQEKGTERAFTGKYNKTTDAGTYSCVVCNEDLFSSDTKFESGCGWPAFNDVINQGKVKLTKDTSHVGGNLLLLVANPGMVRTEVTCANCGAHLGHVFNDGPKPTGRRFCINSAALNFRPLHQPEQ from the exons ATGGCAGATAGTGGCAAGGGACCTTACAGCAAAGAAGAACTTAAAAAGCGTTTGACACCAATGCAGTATTATGTTACTCAAGAAAAAGGAACAGAAAG GGCATTTACGGGCAAGTACAATAAAACTACAGATGCTGGAACATACAGCTGTGTTGTTTGCAATGAGGACCTATTTTCATCAGATACAAAATTTGAATCTGGCTGTGGGTGGCCAGCATTTAATGATGTTATAAACCAAGGCAAAGTTAAGCTTACTAAGGACACATCTCATG TTGGGGGCAACCTTCTGTTATTGGTCGCAAACCCAGGCATGGTGCGTACTGAGGTGACCTGTGCCAACTGTGGAGCTCATCTGGGCCATGTGTTCAACGATGGACCAAAGCCCACGGGAAGAAGATTCTGCATCAACAGTGCTGCACTTAATTTTCGACCACTGCATCAACCAGAGCAGTGA